The Shewanella halotolerans region TCGAGGCCTGCGCTACTACCTGCTGGCCCTGGTTCTGTTACTGCCCCTGGTCACAGGGATCACAGTATGGGAGTGGGTCAACCCAGTGCCTATCCTCTATCGCGCCCTGCTGTTTGGCGCCGGTAGCGGCCTGTGGATACTGGCGATGATCTTCTTGCTGGATCTTTTCATCAGTGAAAGGGCCTGGTGTGGTCACCTGTGTCCCACAGGCGCCCTGTTTGCCCTGCTGGGCAAGGCGAGCCCGGTCAAGGTATCTGCGGTCAATGCCAGTGCATGCGACAACTGCATGGATTGCTTCGAGGTCTGCCCAGAGCGGCAGGTGTTGAAGCCCGCCCTCAAGGGCGACAACCCCATGATAGTCGACAGCGATTGCACCCAGTGCGGCCGATGTATCGATGTTTGCGCCCAACGCGTTTTCCAGTATCAAAATCGAATTGCCCTAAAGGCGGAGAACAACCAATGAAAAAAGTACTCACTTTAGTCGCGCTGATGGCGCTAGGTGCCTGTTCCGGTCAGCAAAGCAAACCTGCGGCCGAACCCGTGAACATCAGTTCACTCGGAAAAGGCGAGATCACCGCGGTTCGCGCGGCCGACGAGATGCCGACCTATCCTAAGAAGGGTCAGGCCATCGAGCGTGGCTTCGTCCACCAGCCACCGCTGATCCCCCACAAGGCGGACTATCAGATCAGCATCAAGAAGAATGGCTGCATGACCTGTCACAGCCCAGAGAAGGCCAAGCGCATGAAGGCGACCGAGATTCACTCGTCGCACATCCTGGCCGACAACAAGCTCAACTATGAGTATTTCAACTGTACTCAGTGCCACGTGCCACAGGCGGAAAACAAGCAGAAGTTGGTTGAGAATAATTTCTCGAATCAATAAGAGGTGAAGTTTGGGTCTTTCAGACTTGAACGTTAGACGCTGCAAACAAAAAACCACCCGATATTGGGTGGTTTTTTATTGCCTGGCGGCAATGGTATTACGGTTTTTTACGGTAGGCGGCATTGTGACTTACTTGGTCAGTTTTAGTTCATACCTTCATGGCTACCTAACGCCTGCCCGGCGGGGATGTGCAAGCACTCTTTTGGCACGCCGAGGTTCCGTCCCTGGAGGCTTCACGGCGGCGTCCATGCCGCCGAGAGCCAAAAGTGTGCTTACACTCGTATCTAAACGTCTCTTCGATTTAACTTCATCTGTTTTAATTTAGGCAGATAGCTTGAATGCTCTTGGAATTTGCCAGGGCATTAAGTCCGCTTGATTTTTCCTATCTGACACCCATTTAAATTAAGACAATGAATTGATAGGTTAGGCAAATGGATCTTGTAGGGCGATTGGGTGGCTGGGAGCCGCTATTATGCTATTTCGTGGCGGGCTTTCTCTTTATCCTGCTTTTGTGGGGATTGGCTAGGCTAGTCGGCTGGACCAAGGGGATGCCCGCCGGGACCTACCTCGCCTTGGCGCTGTTCCCTTTAATTTCGCTGTTTCCCATACCGCCGAGTGAGATCAAGAAACTGCAGCGTATCAAACAAGAAGAGGTTAAACGGGAGCAGGAGTCTGGCGACCCGGCTGGCGATGATCCGCCCTCGGGTGCTTTGTAATTAGCGAGTTCAAAACAGCGTCTGTTTAGCAGGCGCGAATGGCATAAGGAGTATGTGTGAAAATCTACGGCGATCTGCAGTCTGGTAACTGCTACAAGGTGAAGTTGTTGTGCGCCCTGCTGGGCATTGAACATGAATGGATTCATGTGGATATTCTCGCGGGCGATACCGGCAATAGCGAGTTTCTGGCCAAGAATCCCAACGGCAAAATCCCCCTGCTCGAACTCGATGATGGCCGCTGCCTGTCAGAATCCAACGCCATCTTGAACTACCTCGCCGCCGGCAGCGAACTCCTCCCCCAAGACAGCTTTGCCCTCGCCAAGGTGCAGCAGTGGCAGTTCTTCGAGCAATACAGCCATGAACCCTATATCGCCGTGGCACGCTTTATCGCCAAATACCTCGGCTTGCCGGACGATCGCCGCGCCGACTATGAGTCGAAACAGCAAGGCGGCCACAAGGCGCTGGCGGTAATGGAAGCCCAGCTGCAAGAGACACCCTATTTAACCGGCGAGCAGCTGACCACGGCCGACGTCGCTCTGTATGGCTACACCCATGTGGCCCACGAAGGCGGTTTCGACCTTACCCACTACCCGGCGATTCAAGCCTGGCTTAAGCGCATCGCCGCGCATCCCAAGTATGTGGCGATGGCCTAATGTGACTGTACCTAGTGTGGCTGTGACCTAATGCGACTGTACCTAGTGTGGCTGTCGTTTATAGTGGCTGTGACCGAAACGGATAAGGGAAAATAAAGGGGCAACAGATGGCACATAAGGG contains the following coding sequences:
- the napH gene encoding quinol dehydrogenase ferredoxin subunit NapH, yielding MTNGMSNTKMKTPGAAQTRFAQAAIDELGWWRAHKFLFLRRASQLCVLLTFAIGPWMGLWVLKGNLSSSELLGTVPLSDPLVTLQVLMTGHLPETALLVGALLIALFYLLAGGRVFCSWVCPVNLVTDCASWLRRKLRLPRTAEMPRGLRYYLLALVLLLPLVTGITVWEWVNPVPILYRALLFGAGSGLWILAMIFLLDLFISERAWCGHLCPTGALFALLGKASPVKVSAVNASACDNCMDCFEVCPERQVLKPALKGDNPMIVDSDCTQCGRCIDVCAQRVFQYQNRIALKAENNQ
- a CDS encoding nitrate reductase cytochrome c-type subunit — translated: MKKVLTLVALMALGACSGQQSKPAAEPVNISSLGKGEITAVRAADEMPTYPKKGQAIERGFVHQPPLIPHKADYQISIKKNGCMTCHSPEKAKRMKATEIHSSHILADNKLNYEYFNCTQCHVPQAENKQKLVENNFSNQ
- a CDS encoding glutathione S-transferase family protein; its protein translation is MKIYGDLQSGNCYKVKLLCALLGIEHEWIHVDILAGDTGNSEFLAKNPNGKIPLLELDDGRCLSESNAILNYLAAGSELLPQDSFALAKVQQWQFFEQYSHEPYIAVARFIAKYLGLPDDRRADYESKQQGGHKALAVMEAQLQETPYLTGEQLTTADVALYGYTHVAHEGGFDLTHYPAIQAWLKRIAAHPKYVAMA